From Dissulfurirhabdus thermomarina, a single genomic window includes:
- a CDS encoding cytochrome C: protein MDTRRGHRASGLWLAGSLLAAFVLVAGTAFAAHPPIQLKTYEELGAMDVGPNMPLPYSPKQTCSTSGCHDGTTVVNGKVLLSYGDIEAHAFHSQLGKDEWKDTADGQFDLTASKPWNQTGAMFGKW, encoded by the coding sequence ATGGACACGAGACGAGGACACCGGGCCTCGGGCCTGTGGCTCGCCGGGAGCCTCCTCGCGGCCTTCGTGCTGGTGGCCGGGACGGCCTTCGCGGCCCATCCCCCCATCCAGCTCAAGACCTACGAGGAGCTCGGCGCCATGGACGTCGGCCCGAACATGCCCCTTCCCTACAGCCCGAAGCAGACCTGCAGCACCAGCGGCTGCCACGACGGCACCACCGTGGTGAACGGAAAGGTGCTGCTCAGCTACGGCGACATCGAGGCCCATGCCTTCCACTCGCAGCTTGGGAAAGACGAGTGGAAGGACACCGCCGACGGCCAGTTCGACTTGACCGCCAGCAAGCCCTGGAATCAGACCGGGGCCATGTTCGGCAAGTGGTGA
- a CDS encoding PKD domain-containing protein has protein sequence MDQDPATPGVQDKVYADNASFLGAVDMAAWDMAMACGSCHVGGGFVESDRNGQRLSIRALTDTTINAYMNYVSEDWDPATGLPNFSVKRAPWTYPVELDGNTSTTEWMPNVREMDCFFCHLEGYNNMMSSVIVQMGLLNAAPMAGSGLMDMATGGYNTAMVDANGTLLPWVLDRIKGTPPSDNCRQCHIPQSMATLADMMTNFLAAAPMSYNPANPMSLTGLEMPAYDFDAPWVDGTGPLYFNASDQNAIKKAMVPFPRSDFFKRGDIWDDASQEVHIGLGCAGCHMDTASLSPDMTQCDPGRGYGRLSGVRPSSRNTVKRCEHCHITGKNADGVPIQTFGAPDPTPAHKAAGLTALITTAVGVKDDGNGTPVEYTFPGSHLDVIDCTVCHNHKKSMAVRALDATSGNRYPTMIGFDLSKGMLGMFSAPDPWGMFGGELQEWTPLRTWWQNGDKTLPDGSINTAWRRKIYNINMITAVFWNNRDPSVDANGDGANATPTNFDPWIQRDLKAGMTFAASGFAPIPVGFGSDPAYASAYDANGTFTGAWDWVGVYGGNVIFTRPDQIAAYKAYRTSLGGKPWDGTELLYFGAPFQVTHNIADTSRFALGKRRADGSYGCSDCHAPGAGFFDGDYDMTGNGVNASKVGANMMMEPAADFEVTGYKGDLRTASELQTKDGAGADLPFEANVTCPDNDPRGCVQTTDMDRGEALYPHLAETDPAGFAAKRAYLTDNATMTAANYGIGIDPVAVIASINGIVPDANGTPIEVEVGQPVTLAADTTVNTAGTFTYSWISSDAAGEVLPGATVSKTFSTVGTWLVTLKVTDEEGKLSQVSQKVSAVAPAPAADISYVGTASGVQTIRFANLPAHTMLYIFWGDGLKSRVYDTTSPKDVDHDFRLYAKYDKGDHYEFKVTAYVYDGSTRVDVKQAVISIPKADNP, from the coding sequence ATGGATCAGGATCCGGCGACCCCGGGCGTCCAGGACAAGGTCTACGCGGACAACGCGAGCTTCCTGGGCGCCGTGGACATGGCCGCGTGGGACATGGCCATGGCCTGCGGCAGCTGCCACGTCGGCGGCGGGTTCGTCGAGAGTGACCGGAACGGCCAGCGGCTCTCCATCCGGGCGCTCACGGACACCACCATCAACGCCTACATGAACTACGTCTCCGAGGACTGGGACCCGGCCACGGGCCTTCCCAACTTCAGCGTCAAGCGGGCGCCCTGGACCTACCCGGTGGAGCTCGACGGCAACACCAGCACCACGGAATGGATGCCCAACGTCCGCGAGATGGACTGCTTCTTCTGCCACCTCGAGGGCTACAACAACATGATGAGCTCGGTCATCGTCCAGATGGGCCTCCTGAACGCCGCCCCCATGGCGGGTTCCGGCCTCATGGACATGGCCACGGGCGGCTACAACACGGCCATGGTGGACGCCAACGGCACGCTGCTGCCCTGGGTGCTGGACCGGATCAAGGGCACCCCGCCCAGCGACAACTGCCGCCAGTGCCACATCCCGCAGTCCATGGCGACCCTGGCGGACATGATGACCAACTTCCTGGCCGCGGCCCCCATGTCGTACAACCCGGCCAATCCCATGTCGCTCACGGGTCTCGAGATGCCGGCCTACGACTTCGACGCACCGTGGGTGGACGGGACGGGACCGCTCTACTTCAACGCCAGCGACCAGAACGCCATCAAGAAGGCCATGGTGCCCTTCCCGCGCTCCGACTTCTTCAAGCGGGGCGACATCTGGGACGACGCGAGCCAGGAGGTCCACATCGGGCTCGGGTGCGCGGGCTGCCACATGGACACCGCCTCCCTGAGCCCCGACATGACCCAGTGCGACCCGGGGAGAGGCTACGGCCGCCTCTCAGGCGTCCGGCCCTCGTCCAGGAACACCGTCAAGCGGTGTGAGCACTGTCACATCACCGGGAAGAACGCCGACGGCGTGCCCATCCAGACCTTCGGCGCGCCCGACCCCACCCCCGCCCACAAGGCGGCGGGGTTGACGGCCCTCATCACCACGGCCGTGGGCGTCAAGGACGACGGAAACGGCACCCCCGTGGAATACACCTTCCCGGGCAGCCACCTCGACGTCATCGACTGCACCGTCTGCCACAACCACAAGAAGAGCATGGCGGTGCGGGCCCTCGACGCCACCAGCGGCAACCGCTACCCCACCATGATCGGGTTCGATCTCTCCAAGGGCATGCTCGGCATGTTCTCCGCGCCGGATCCGTGGGGGATGTTCGGCGGCGAGCTCCAGGAATGGACCCCGCTCCGGACCTGGTGGCAGAACGGCGACAAGACGCTGCCCGACGGCTCCATCAACACCGCGTGGCGCCGGAAGATCTACAACATCAACATGATCACCGCGGTGTTCTGGAACAACCGGGACCCCTCGGTGGACGCCAACGGCGACGGCGCCAACGCCACGCCCACCAACTTCGACCCGTGGATCCAGCGTGACCTCAAGGCCGGGATGACCTTCGCGGCCAGCGGCTTCGCGCCCATCCCCGTCGGCTTCGGCAGCGATCCTGCCTACGCCAGCGCCTACGACGCCAACGGCACCTTCACGGGCGCCTGGGACTGGGTCGGCGTCTACGGCGGCAACGTCATCTTCACCCGCCCGGACCAGATCGCGGCCTACAAGGCCTACCGGACGAGCCTCGGCGGGAAGCCCTGGGACGGCACCGAGCTCCTCTACTTCGGGGCCCCGTTCCAGGTCACCCACAACATCGCCGACACCAGCCGCTTCGCCCTGGGCAAGCGGCGGGCCGACGGCAGCTACGGCTGCAGCGACTGCCACGCGCCGGGCGCCGGGTTCTTCGACGGCGACTACGACATGACCGGAAACGGCGTCAACGCCAGCAAGGTGGGCGCCAACATGATGATGGAGCCCGCCGCCGACTTCGAGGTGACCGGCTACAAGGGGGACCTCCGGACCGCGTCGGAGCTCCAGACCAAGGACGGCGCGGGTGCCGATCTCCCCTTCGAGGCCAACGTCACCTGCCCGGACAACGACCCCCGCGGTTGCGTCCAGACCACCGACATGGACCGCGGCGAGGCCCTCTACCCGCACCTGGCGGAGACCGACCCCGCGGGATTTGCGGCCAAGCGGGCCTACCTCACGGACAACGCCACCATGACGGCGGCCAACTACGGGATCGGCATCGACCCCGTGGCGGTGATCGCGAGCATCAACGGCATCGTCCCAGATGCCAACGGCACCCCCATCGAGGTGGAAGTGGGCCAGCCCGTGACACTCGCGGCCGACACCACCGTGAACACCGCCGGCACCTTCACCTACAGCTGGATCTCCAGCGACGCGGCGGGGGAGGTCCTCCCCGGGGCCACGGTCTCGAAGACCTTCTCCACCGTGGGCACCTGGCTCGTCACCCTCAAGGTCACCGACGAGGAGGGAAAGCTCTCCCAGGTCTCCCAGAAGGTGAGCGCGGTGGCGCCGGCACCGGCGGCGGACATCTCCTACGTGGGCACCGCAAGCGGCGTCCAGACCATCCGCTTCGCCAACCTGCCCGCCCACACCATGCTCTACATCTTCTGGGGTGACGGGCTGAAGTCACGGGTCTACGACACCACGTCCCCCAAGGACGTGGACCACGACTTCCGCCTCTACGCCAAGTACGACAAGGGCGACCACTACGAGTTCAAGGTCACGGCCTACGTCTACGACGGCAGCACCCGGGTGGACGTCAAGCAGGCGGTGATCTCCATACCCAAGGCCGACAACCCCTAA